The Anopheles gambiae chromosome 2, idAnoGambNW_F1_1, whole genome shotgun sequence genomic sequence TTGACCATTTCTATTCGGCTGGGGTTGGGGTTTGTGAGTGAAGCTGCTTCTCCGCTCAGCTTTTCCGCTTTATCACCTAGCGTTCCTCACAAACGAGCTGGGCTTCCTGTGACGGACGCTTCTGCTTGATAGTCATattgctctctctttctgcctATCTCCCTTTCTCATCGCACGGCTCTCTCGCTGCACAATCTAGGCTTTATCTAATGCCAAGCTAAAAATAGATAATTACACTACTAAAATCTTTCCCACATCACACCTACACATACACCGCCATTTGGTGGTTTAGTGTCCCTGAATTATTGCTTTCCTGCAATTAGTTATGCTCCACCTTTCCTCACGAACACAGCATGATCTACTGTGCTACCGTCTAtgcgtatgcgtgtgtgtgtgtgtgttcctacGCTCACTACAATCGTTGAGCGCGCCACAGCCCCCCCTACGACCCCAGCTCCCATTTGATTATGTGCGGCTCGATGCACAGCCGCTGCTGCATGATCGATTGCATCACGTACTCGGTGGTGCAGATTTGGCAGACCGCGTGTTTGGCCTTCTGTATGAAGGGCTGTATGATGATGCGATCCTCCGGGCAGCTGACGATCACGTAGCTGCCCGGCTTCTCCGCATTCGCCTCCCGTATCCGCTTGATCGTGCGCGGGTTCTTCTCCACCACACCGCCGCCCAGCTCGATCATCTGCCGCACATCCTTGCAGGCCGGCTTCACCTGCGGCGTCACGAAGAACACCTTGCCCTCGAACAGCTTGGCGCGGCCGGGCGCTTCCAGCACCTGGTGCAGGTCGCACTTGAACTGCTCGTTCAGCTCGCCCACGTCCAGCCGGTAGTTGTCGAGCGGCAGAAACTGGCCCGCCACCGCACTGTCCGACACCCACTTGCTACTTACCAGATGGCGCACGGTCGCGAGCGCCAGGATCAGCTTCACCGTGCGGGCGACCCGCGTCATCACTAGGTGGGTCGCTTCGGTCGCGTTGTTCGTCACCTTGCCGCCGAGCGTTCTGCTTTATGCAGAAATGGCAGTCAACAATCAACATTAAGATCAATCCTGGTGGCAGGAATTTGCCCCGGGCGGGGTAAGATGTACTTACGTTACGGCGTGCGCTAGTCCCTCGCTGTTGTCGACCTGCGAAAACAGCACGTGCGGTATGGCATCGGGCGCCGGCTGCCGCTGGCACACGATCTCcgccggaatcggctccatcGGGGGCAGGGTGCGGGGTTTCTTCGCTCCGCTAACCGGCGGCGGCAGCTCGCTCAGCGTGCGCTTCACACGTTCGTGCGATTCCTGCGTTAGATTTATCGGCGATTTCCAGGCGGCTGTTGCGGATGAGATGTTTGCACAACAAGAGGTCAATCCCGTTATCCTGCCCTCTTTTTCTACCCGTAACCACGTTTACTTACTCATCAAATGCATCACCAGGTTGTAGTCGACGCGGAAGTGGCAGCTGAGCGTAAACTGCTGATACTTCGGCGCGTCGCACTGCTGCATCGCGTTCAGATTCCCCAGCAGTATGTCGCTCAGCCAGACCGTGTTGACCGCCGGTATGTTCCACTCCTTCGCGAACTTGTACTTCTGGTTTTCGTTCTGCCGGCAGATCAGCACGGTGTTCGATTTGGAGAAGTAGGGCGTCATGCGCGCCCCCGACTCCTCGATCATCTGCTTGATGCGCAGCCGCTCCTCCCCCTCGAAGCCGGTGATCGACATGTTGTGCTTGGTGGCGGGCTTCTGGTTGCCGAAGATGGCCGGCGTGGGCAGGTGCAGCGCCTGCCACGGGGGCAGCAGCTGGCGCTTCAGCACGATATCGTTCAGCCAGTAGGTGGTGATGCAGCGTTTCGCATCGCGGATGGCCTGCATCACCACGCCGTGCCGCTGCGTGCGGCAGAGCACGTGCGTTACCTTCGGCCCGTAGTGCGATTCGATCTCCCCGCCGTGCTTCTTGATGATCGTCTTCCACTCCTCTATCTCCGCCGCACTGTGCAGCTCATCGTACTCGATGATGTGGAAGGTGCAGCCGAGCAGGAACAGCTCCGGGTGCAGCTTGAGATTGGGATTGTGGCCGTAGTACTGCGGCCGCGGCAAAGGGGTCGGCCGTCCGGGGCTGAACTGTGCCGGGCCGCCCTTCATTGCCGCAGCCGACTGCATCATCACACCGGGACCGCCGGGGGCGCCGGGCGGTATCGGGATGATGCCGGGACCGCCACCCGCCGTCTGCACCACCACTGGACCACCACCGGGTGGTCCTACTACCATGGGACCGGCCCCAACTGGCATCCCGCTGTTGGTAATGTTGCCGAGCGTGCGGCGCAcaacctgctgctgatgctgctgcaactgttgctgctggagtgcttgttgctgctgctgttgctgttgctgttgctgctgctggacttgatgttgctgctgctgttgctgctgaagcGCCAACAGCTCCTGCGGCGAGCGTCCCAtcgtctgctgctgcagtgccGCATTATGCTGCGCCGTCATCAACCGCAGCGTACCGGCTGCCGAAGGTTCCGCACTGCCACCGCTCTGTCCGCTGCTGCCGTCGACTAGCGTGTTGGCCCCACCGGCCGGTACCGTACCTCCATTGCCCAACCGGCTGGACAGCATGTTGGCCAGGGCggttttcgttttgctttgcatctgctgctgctgttgtgcggCCTGCAGCGAACCTACCGCCGCTCCGGTCGCATCGATCGACGCTTGCGAGGAGGGAGGATGCTGTGCTCCCGCCGCTTGCTGCGGTCCTACGAGCGTTTGCTGCTGCACTACCATCGTGCTGCCATCCGCTCCGACTACCACTTCCGGTGCGAAGCCACCAGCCGCCCGTGGTGACATCATTTGACCCTGCAGCGGCGACGATCCGGCTTGCTGGgcagctgccgccgccgcagcagctgctgcctgctgtTGATTTTTCTGCACCTGTTCACGCTGCAGCTGCATCTGGAGCAggcggtgctgctgcaggcgctgctgctgctgctgtgctgggGTAGCATTCGGGTCGATTGGATAGGACGTTCCCATGCCCGGGCCGGGACCGACGGTTTGCTGCGTAATTGGACTGAGCCCCGGTGCACCGGGCTGTCGGACCACGACTTGGCGAGCGTTTtggagctgctgttgctgctgctgctgctgctgtatctgctgttgctgctggtggtgcagccAGCGgacctgctgctgttggttcaGACCGGGCGGCATGGGACTGCGAATAACGATCTGCTGCCTGGCGCCCGGATGTGCACCCGGATGGCCCGGCCGGCCCTGAAAGGCGGCCTGCTGACGCTGCATCAGCGTGTGCTTAGCCTGGAGCCGGTTAATGTACTCCTGCTGTCCGGCGGGATCCAGCTTCATCAACTCCTCCCGGGACTGTGCATCGAGCTGAATCAGCTGCCGCTGCATTGGCGGCCTTAGTGTGGTACGAATAAACTGCTGCTGGCCGGGCGCTAACCCTTGCGGGGATTGCACGATCGTTTGCTGTACAATGGTCGCACCGGAGGGAATCATAGCACCtccttgttgctgctgctgttgctgttgttgctgctggaccGGAGATTGCTGCATTTGTGTTTGGGGAGATTGTGTCTGGAACGATACACCGGTTTGTGCTTGTTGTTGCAGCGGGCTTTGGGGAGTCCATTGCGGCTGCGGTGTGCCCGGTGGTTGAGTCGGTGtctgcggttgctgctgctgctgcatcattTCGTTGCCACCAAGACCTGTGGGAAGCATTTGCTGCTCGCCCGTACTGCCGACTACCATCATTTGCTGTTGCGTTGGTGGACCTCCTCCGTTCGACGCTATGATTTGTTGCTGCATAATCGGTTGCTGCATGCCGCCGgtctgaagctgctgctgctgtggttgctgttgctgtatcATCTGTTGTGTACCGTTGGGTCCAATCGTTTGCTGTattatttgctgctgctgaggatgctgctgctgctgctgttgctgtgactgctgttgctgcagctgGTTAGGGACAACcgtttgttgaataatttgcTGCTGATTTATGATcaattgttgctgctggggcTGCTGTGCCATGGCACCTTGTTGAACGATCGAGCTGGatggctgttgctgttgctgcaccaCTATTGTTTGCGGTTGGCCACCCGCAGAAGTCTGAATGATGTGCTGCTGCATAGGTTGTTGCTGTCCTTGAAGCgacacctgctgctgctgttgttgctggggTTGCTGACCTTGCATCATTTGTGGCCTTTGCTGCAGCATTACCGTTTGACCACCGGTTCCCCCATCCTGAGACGTGACAATGGTGCGTTGCTGAAccatttgttgctgttgctgctgctgctgctgctgctgctgagggtTGGAAGTCATCGGACCCGCACTGCTTACAAtgatttgttgctgctgtttttgctgctgctgttgctgaatCTGTTGCATGTACTGGAGCCGTTGCTGGGGATTCATTTGCTGCACCCCAGGACCGGATATGATTTGCTGCTGGTTGGTGGATTGGTTAATGATGACTATATTCTGGCCTCCAGCTTGCCCAGACCCAGGCGGCCCTTGAAACACCTGCTGCTGGACGATTCTTTGCACCACCTGTGGTTGTCCCGGTTTCATTTGCTGTGGTTGCATCTGTTGcaactgttgttgctgctgttgctgttgttgctgctgctgctgctgttgcatcgACTGCATTTGCACTTGCTGTTGTATAGGTTGCGCTTGTTGCTGATCTTGTGGTTGCTGCTCGAGAACCACCTGCTTCGTTACGGTCTGATAGTTCGCTCCCATGGGCTGATGAATGATGGTTTGCTGTATGAACTTCGGTTGTCCGCCCTGTTGTCCGGTTGGAGTTTGCGGACCATTATTACCCATCATTGCCATCTGTCCCTGCGCGGCGGACGGGGCAGAGGGAGCGCCTAGATTGCCCTGCTGGTACTgaatttgttgctgctgctgctgctgctgctgtccctgCTGATTCATGCCCGTGCGCTGCACCTGTATtatttgctgctgcagtggCTGCGACTGCGAAACCTGAATCGTTTGCTGTCCTTGttgcagttgctgctgctgctgctgctgctggcctggCGGTTGCAGCTGAGTTTGATTGATCGTAATTTGTCGAACGATCTGCTTCTGTTGACCATCCGGCCCGGTCTGCGTAGTGGTGACGGTAGCCTGGCTGTACTGAGGTTGCTGCATCTGTGCCGCTCCacctgcctgctgctgctgcaactgctgttgttgctgttgttgctgctgttgctgctgattggGCCCACTTTTGTATAGGACTTGTATATTTTGCTTGCCTGCCGCCTGGGATTGCTGCTGGGGGGCTTGTTGGGAGTTATTTTGCATAGGGGTTTGTATTATTTGCTGAATTATCGTTCCACTCGGGGCCGATGTGGTTTGGAAGTTCATGTTCGCTTGATGCAGCGTCTGCGGAGTTGAGGCGttttgttgcggttgctgtAACGATTGCTGCAAAATGTTACTATTTGTTGTGCTCATAGTaacttgttgctgctgttgttgttgctgctgctgttgttgttgctgctgctgttgtaactgctgttgctgttgttgtagctgttgctgctgttgttgctgctgctggtgctgttgttgctgctgctgctgctgttgttgctgctgctgctgttgctgctgttgctgctgttgctgttgttgctgttgttgctgctgctgctgttgctgctgttgctgttgtagaGCTTTCTgcaactgttgctgctgctgcacattcGGACTTTGGGGTACAGGTCCACGAAGTCTTTgtgattgttgctgctggatttgctgctgctgctgctgctgtgggccTTGTGCCCTGACAAAGCGCGGATTTCCTGACTGCAGATGGCTCACGTTTGCACCGCTGgtcgtttgttttgtcacAGGCGACCCTTGTTTCGGACCAGGCTTGGGATCATCCTTTTTACCGTTCGTCGGCACTTCTGTTTTCGCCAGCCCTTCCTCAAAATCGAACCCTAAAATGTTATTCAGCGGTTGTTTTTCCGATGTCGCTTTCGGACCCGCCATCGGTCCAGCCTGCTTGAAGTACACCTGCTCGCGCAACAGCCTCGGATGGTACACGGCCGGCGGTTTGAGGCTGCTGGTTTTCAAACAGTCCGACACCCAGTCGGGCGTCACTATCTGCACGCTCGTACCGCACGCAAGGGCTTTCGTGTAGGCCGGACCTCGCGCACTACCACACACCAGATGCGTGGTGGTACGGTCCAGCCGGCTATTGAACGTGCCGCCATGGAACGTGAGCACCGCGTACAGCTTGCGCAGATCGCGCAGATCCACCTGCGTCACGGCAAACCGAAGGCCACAAAATATGCCCGACTTGAGCGGAAAGTACGCCTTGGTCGAGGCTAAACGGCCGAGCCGTACCGAGGCCACCACCCATGCCTCGGTTACCGTCGGTATGTCGTACAGTTCGCCCGCCTCCGTAATCTCGTTCTCGTCATAGTTGTCTCCGCACACGAGCAGTGTGCTGAAGTCCATGAACTTGCTCATTGTCACACCGCCATCTTCGAGCAGTTTCGTTATCTGAAAAGAAGGATAGCAGCATTAACCTCAGGAGGAAAGTCATACGCATTCACGCATCTTAATACTCACCTTCGGGTCAAGTGTCCCTGTGATATAGCACTTTACACTTTTAAACAGATCATCCTTAATCTGGAGGCTCTCCAAATTGACCCCGGCAGTCGCTGGGTCGGAATTCATTTTTTCCCCACAAAACGGTTGCCGACCTATTGCTATCCACAAAGCTGCACTGGGACTAAAGCATCTAGCAGGAGAATGCTGCGGTCAGTTGTTTTCATGCAAGGCGCGCTAACACCAACCGATTTGGCGAATTTTCATTCCGACTTTCCTCCGACCACGACACGCTACACCGCcaagttttgtttgtgtatgttgtgTGGCAGCTACAGTGTTGGTAAAGAGGGAGGCAAATACATCCCACCTACCCCCTCAATCCTTCCACATCCGAACCATCACACAgggcaagcaaaacaacacggCAAAACACACCCGCGAACGGCAAATGCAGCCTAATTTCTATCCATCGTTGTGCAGGGACGATGGTTTGTGGTTTCTATTGTGATCGGGTTGGGAGCAAGGGAACTTTTCCGGTACAGATTTACAATGGAGCAAACACCGAAACTCATCACTCTGCGACGCGcttgttctttttctttttggctttGAAAATTTTGTGACATTTGACAGCGCAGATTTTGACATTCCGCACTAATTCGGCAAGAGAAAGATAGTGAAGCTGTGACATGAgcgtaaaataattattttttattctatttcacTGCCTATTGGTACTGATTATCAATTTTGACACGGTCTCAAATATTTAATGTGAGGTTAATTGCCTTTCTCTAAGTTGAAAATGAAACAGTAATAAATTTCGTAATATTAttgtatgcaccttgtgcacgattgtaaacaaacgtgATGGAAATCCATTTGTAAATTTACGTAACTTCACACGGTGCTGTCAAAATTCTCTCGAAAGCAGAAACGAGCCGAAAAAAGTTTTGCAATCGtttgcaaatagtgcaactccCGGACAAGAATCGCGGAATACGACGGAAGCAACCATGTCGGCCGTAAAAATCTTCTCGCTGGCCAAACAGGGTAAGTGCGGGCGGGTGTCCTCCCATCACCGAGCTCGGATGATATTGTTTGCCTTGGCTTCGTGCCTTGACTTCATCCTGTGGTTGTGCTTTTAGGCAGCCGACTGATCCGTCCGGCTTCGTTTTCGACCGCCGCCACACGGTGCTACAGCTCGCAGGCCAAGCCCGCTGCAATTAAACCGGAAGAGTACTACTACGTTAACAACAAGGAGCAAAGCATGGACATGAACGACATTACCGACCGTGCGGCCCAAACGATCTTCTGGACGGAGCTGTTCCGCGGTGCCGCCGTCACCCTGGCGCACATCTTCAAGGAGCCGGCCACCATCAATTACCCGTTCGAGAAGGGACCGCTCAGCCCGCGGTTCCGTGGCGAGCATGCGCTGCGCCGCTACCCGAGCGGCGAGGAGCGCTGCATTGCGTGCAAGCTGTGCGAGGCCATCTGTCCGGCGCAGGCCATCACGATCGAGGCGGAGGAGCGTGCGGACGGGAGCCGGCGCACGACGCGCTACGACATCGATATGACCAAGTGCATATACTGTGGCTTCTGCCAGGAGGCTTGCCCGGTCGATGCCATCGTCGAGGGGCCGAACTTTGAGTTCTCGACCGAAACCCACGAGGAGCTGCTGTACAACAAGGAGAAGCTGCTGAGCAATGGCGACAAGTGGGAGTCAGAAATCGCGACCAACATCAACGCCGACTACCTGTACCGTTAAGAGCGAAGCAGCGGCGTGATGTTAGGGCAGCCCAGCACGTCCCGTGTGGATAGCAACTATGTATAATAACAGATAATTAACACTGAAGAATAAAGCCTCCCAGCCCGTAATAAGCGTAGTGCGCAGAAAGCCTCATTCGGAAGACGCGTGCGTGTAGAGAACTTACGCGAAATTTATTCTATGTAAAAACGGAAAAGCAGTTGGGACACGAATGcataaacataattaaaagGGACCTCTCCCCGGGCTCACTGGCCCGGTCCCGAGAGCGACTTGTCCATGAACTTCTTCTTGGCGAAGCAGAGCCACCATTTGTTCGGCTTTCCGTCCTCGCCGGAAAAGACGCGCTCGCACACGCGAATGCCAACCTCTTGGCGCAGCTGCTGCAAATACTGTCGCATCAGTTCCGCCTCGGCCGGTGAGTTTGGCCGGGCGTACACGGCGTTCAGCGGAAAGCCCGCCTCGCCCGGAATGTCGAAGCGCGAAATGGCCAGCGTGTACATTTCCTGCAGGCCCTGGTTTTTGTTCGCGCAGCGCTGCAGCTTCTTCAGACACTCTGTCACGTAAAGCGTGATGTAGATCAGCACCCGGTCCACCTCCGACTTGATCTCGTACGTGCGGAAGAACACGTTCGCCTTGAAGTAGTACAGCGTTTCGTCGATGATGTCCTGCTCGAGGCTGGCATTTAccggagcgggcccgcgggcCTGCGTCCGGATCGGCAGAATGGCCATATTGCCCACGGACTGCGAGTAATCCTTTATCTGTGAATGGTAGGCCTGcaaacgggggggggggagggtcaAATCATGAATCTCTTCGCCCAACACTACTGTTATCTTCAGGATGTTTTGCCCTATCAACGACACACCCCGACTAGGGTTTGGGGCGATTGTGATGACTAATGCCCTCGGGACAAAAGTGCTAACAGGTCCAGGATAACCATGTCCGGAGTTTAATACTGCTCAAAAGGTTCTCCAACTTACCGGCATTGTAGTAGTAGAGTTTATTGACCGTAGGATAGCTTTACTTAATTATTATTGACTAAAAACTGCGCACAGTGCAGCTCTTTTGGGAAgttggtttcgtttttcttcaaTTGTTTTGACAATCCGCCACATCTCCTCCTCCCCTGCAATGATCCAGGTCCGGGCAAATGcaggtttttgacgttttgccaGTTGACAGTTGCACACAACGACTGGCCGTGTTGCCAGCAGACTGTACAAAGGCAAGCAATAATAATTCAGTAGAAAAATTACAgtcgatatttgtttgttgtgaaaACATAATTCTCGCATCAAAAGCGAAAAGTTATTTCATCTAGTATCAATTAAAAGGCCGATCAATGTAaggtaaaaatatgtttgaagCAGCTTAAGGTATCAAACCCCACCCTCCCGAGGCATTCATTGTCGAAGTAAGCAGCTCGATGGCTATTTACTGTAGTTTACAAAACAGTTCTGCCCGTTCTAAGCCCACAAGCGACACGTTATGCTACCCCGTCAGCGGTATTATGCAATCCGCACGCAATTTGCAATACTTCGTTTTCTTACCCAACGGAACAGCTGCATTGCATGGGGCTGTACCACCTTACGACCCCAAACAGCCGATGCCGGAACCGTTCTAGGGATGACGCGCTGCTGCCCCCTAGCAGCATGATGATGCATGCAATCGGGTCCAAAGCGCATCGCGAAATGGCGCGAGGCGTACCGATGCTGTGAAGGTCAATAGCAACGCATCGCACCACGTCACACGTGCACGTGTACGCATTACTTATGCAGCGCTGCCGCGGTGCGCTGGGCAGCGGGACGCATCACCCGTTAGGACACGACCTAACAATTACACAcatttgttggtgtgtgtgagtgtgtcaaGATGTGGCAAGGGAGGGGACGCATGACTCAGTTTGGGTGCGAGCATGGGCCCCTTGCCGGGTTTGCACAGAACGGAATTTAATGGGGATGAATGGCGTGATGTGTTGCGCTCTCCGTTGTCCGTCGGCTGCGTGCGCGTTCTCTTGGCAATGCGTCGCCGGCAGCAGCTTCCttcgctcgcgcgcgcgtttcTCATTCgcgaacaacaaacaacagccGATTTCGACGTCTACCAGTGGCTGTCCCGCTTGCGCACGGTGCGCCGTTGGTAACCGGCATATTTTCTCATTCTTTCTAGCCCggcagtgtgtgtgcaaaaacgCTATAACAAACCATCAACATAGCCGAATGCTGCGGCTTTTTGGTATGACTTGGCGATTCAAATGGCGCTGTGGTTGACGCGCTTGGTGTTTGCAAAATCTAACTACTGATAtgcaaaatacacacatgaaATGCCTCACAGAATCGTTCAATAATGTCGTCGCGATCGCAGCGGCTCCTATTGCGCATAAACGGTTCGGGGCACAATTCCGATGACGCCGATTAGGCGCTGGGGATTGTGTTTAGAAATGGAAAGGCAGCAACGTAAACAATGctaaaaaaatagaataatGATCTCTGACCGTGAAACAATTCCGTTTTACACGTGATCCACGTCCTTATACGCTGGATGGGGAGGAAAACGTGCTAACCGATGACGTCCACCCGGTTTGACTTTCAGCTCGGCAATAGTTCCAGTTCCATCCCATGCCCCGGATTCCGGGGTCTCAAATGCATATTACCGCCTATCATGAAATTCTTTCACCTGCCGGACGCGTGATTCCCATCTGCTGTGCCATACACATACGGCCAATAAATCATAGCCACCGGGGCTGGGGAGACGATGAGGTGCGCCAAAGATAAAGCACACCTGTGATGGGCAATCGCGTAATAAGCCACTCTGATTGCAGATAGCATGAAACCGtcgaaaacaaaccaaaccttTATCAGCCCAACCTTTCATTAGGCTTCCCTCACGCGCATGCAACGCAATTCTTCTCCTTCCCCAATTTTGGGCAAtttttggcgttttttttttaatgagcgTGAGAACCAGTTTTCGGTTAAGCTACAGATTAAGCAGGCTAAAGCTTGGGCTATCGCAGTCCAAAAAAAGCTTCGACCTCGGCCTCGACGCAATTTGCGTCCATTTCCTTATCACCAACTATCGACGCGCTCTAGGAACCGCGTTGACACAAAGCCGATGATGTGTCAAGCCGGTTTTGTAAAAAGAATGCGAAGAAAGAAATTTGCACAAATAGATTTACCAGATTATAGGCTCATTCGTCGCTATCGGGAGCGGGTTCAGGTTTTTAATCTGGTCGGTAACTTCACCGCCAAGACGATAGGAGGGAGTGTAGGGGTGATAGCTCATTCTGAATCCATGTTGTTTTTCGCGGCTGCAACGTGCGGAAAACTTGAATTAAGGACAGCAAGACAATGCCAAAAGCCACTTTAGAAATGCCTACTTACGGCGGAAGAGTGGCCGATAATCCCGCATAATACAACAACCAATCGGACCAACGACCGTGTCAAAGTCCATTGAtctggaaaataaaacaatttcaagttacaaaaataaaaagatagCACCCACCCACTCAACATACTGCACCCAAATCATTTCAAGTTCTTTCTCTAGTGCATGCAACGGCCAAAAGCCCCTGCTCGTCGgcaatttagttttcgttgttttttttatcgttgaGCGCACCACAAAACGATACCAATACACTCTCCCACCAGTTGTGTACGAGAGCGGCGCgcactgtgtgcgtgtgtgtgcgagatcAAGGCaaccacacacagcacagcagaaTATCGTACGATTTCGCACATTTTCCCCTCGCGCGGTTCGCCCGGACTGGCCCGGTACACATTTCCGTTTAACCCTTTTCGGTGGCTGGTCGCGAAAAGCGTTTGTGTGCGCTCTGGCTGCAGCTTGGCACGGCGCGTGGTCCGCTGAATACGGTGTTGCACCGCTTTTCCAAAGGCGCTCCCGTCGTTTCGGGAAAGGAATCTGCTGTTGGCTCTTTCCAGAGATCGAAGAGAGTGCGTGTGTGGTTTCGTTTTGGTATCGGTGAAAACTGTGCAGTGCAACCGCGGGAGTTGCGATTGTCAAGAAGCCGCAGCATCATTCTGTAGTAGGCCTTGTGTCGcgccaccgtcgtcgtcgtcgtcgtgttgggctgctgctgctgtggttttGCCAAAATTGTGATAAGCCGCAAGAATCAAGGTGAGTACACgcccagtggtggtggtgggtagAGCAAAGGGGCTGTGCAAATTCTGAAGCAAACGTGTACGTGCGCGACCGGTCGCGCCAACCAATTGGGTTGGCCGGTCCCGGTGTTGCTGGTGAAAGCGTAATTGTTGTGTGGCTGAAGCATTCAACTGATAAAGACCCTTTGCTGTGGGTCAagcgagagaaggagagagagagagagatctcTTGCCATTTTTAGGGAAAGGAAGCAGGTGGCAATGTCGGTTGGGGACTGCGGAAGGACAACAAGCAGGAACGAGAGAGAATACCGGCGTTGGCAGCGGGTCTCACTTTCTTGCTCCACGTTTGTTGCTAACGTTTACTGTCCCGCTCCCACAAACGCTCGCGTTACCTGACCggaccatgtgtgtgtgtatgtgggtctGTCTGTACAGGGCGTGCTTTCCTGACTCCTGAAGGAGACTCAGGACTTTCGGTCTGCTGATAAGCGGTAAGGGAtcatttgcttttgtttcccGGCGCACCGCTCTTCCATCCaacctccctctctctctctctctttctcttcgtttGATCTATGTGCAAGCGTTGCGCTGTGCGCGGATGACGTGATGGGGGAATGGGATCGCTctcagacacagacacacacacacacgctactCACACCCATTCTCAGTGTGCTGGGGCGTTCGATGCGGCCCAACACAACGATGATGCCAGTCGAACGCGCGTGCTTTCATCATATATAACGTTCGGAGCTCCATTCTAAGCAGTTCAGTTCGACGAATTGTCAACCGCCgattggagcagcagcagcagcagcagcggcagagAAGCAAGCGCGCACCTTTATCCGCAACatctgttgtgttgtgttgcgcatttcgcgtgtgtgtgtgtgcaagtagGTGGCAGTTTTTGCAAGCTCGTGGCTGGTCTGGTATCCGTTCCCAGGATACAGCACAAACGGCGCTGATCCTCTCGAGCTGAGCAGAGCAGAGCAGTAGGCTGTGAAGGAAATTCGCCTTTCCTTCCGGTGTCCCAAACGGTAATAACCCTTGTATTTTTGCCTAAGGTGTGCAATAGTgtaaagtgtttgtgtgcgcgacTGTGTGCAGCGTGTGTGCGGGTACGGGAGGGAAAACGAATTTTGGTGTGCTAAAAACTCTTTTCAATCcagcgtgtgtctgtgtgtgaatgcgtt encodes the following:
- the LOC5667791 gene encoding PAX-interacting protein 1 isoform X1 codes for the protein MNSDPATAGVNLESLQIKDDLFKSVKCYITGTLDPKITKLLEDGGVTMSKFMDFSTLLVCGDNYDENEITEAGELYDIPTVTEAWVVASVRLGRLASTKAYFPLKSGIFCGLRFAVTQVDLRDLRKLYAVLTFHGGTFNSRLDRTTTHLVCGSARGPAYTKALACGTSVQIVTPDWVSDCLKTSSLKPPAVYHPRLLREQVYFKQAGPMAGPKATSEKQPLNNILGFDFEEGLAKTEVPTNGKKDDPKPGPKQGSPVTKQTTSGANVSHLQSGNPRFVRAQGPQQQQQQQIQQQQSQRLRGPVPQSPNVQQQQQLQKALQQQQQQQQQQQQQQQQQQQQQQQQQQQQQQQQQQQQQHQQQQQQQQQLQQQQQQLQQQQQQQQQQQQQQQQQVTMSTTNSNILQQSLQQPQQNASTPQTLHQANMNFQTTSAPSGTIIQQIIQTPMQNNSQQAPQQQSQAAGKQNIQVLYKSGPNQQQQQQQQQQQQLQQQQAGGAAQMQQPQYSQATVTTTQTGPDGQQKQIVRQITINQTQLQPPGQQQQQQQQLQQGQQTIQVSQSQPLQQQIIQVQRTGMNQQGQQQQQQQQQIQYQQGNLGAPSAPSAAQGQMAMMGNNGPQTPTGQQGGQPKFIQQTIIHQPMGANYQTVTKQVVLEQQPQDQQQAQPIQQQVQMQSMQQQQQQQQQQQQQQQLQQMQPQQMKPGQPQVVQRIVQQQVFQGPPGSGQAGGQNIVIINQSTNQQQIISGPGVQQMNPQQRLQYMQQIQQQQQQKQQQQIIVSSAGPMTSNPQQQQQQQQQQQQMVQQRTIVTSQDGGTGGQTVMLQQRPQMMQGQQPQQQQQQQVSLQGQQQPMQQHIIQTSAGGQPQTIVVQQQQQPSSSIVQQGAMAQQPQQQQLIINQQQIIQQTVVPNQLQQQQSQQQQQQQHPQQQQIIQQTIGPNGTQQMIQQQQPQQQQLQTGGMQQPIMQQQIIASNGGGPPTQQQMMVVGSTGEQQMLPTGLGGNEMMQQQQQPQTPTQPPGTPQPQWTPQSPLQQQAQTGVSFQTQSPQTQMQQSPVQQQQQQQQQQQGGAMIPSGATIVQQTIVQSPQGLAPGQQQFIRTTLRPPMQRQLIQLDAQSREELMKLDPAGQQEYINRLQAKHTLMQRQQAAFQGRPGHPGAHPGARQQIVIRSPMPPGLNQQQQVRWLHHQQQQQIQQQQQQQQQLQNARQVVVRQPGAPGLSPITQQTVGPGPGMGTSYPIDPNATPAQQQQQRLQQHRLLQMQLQREQVQKNQQQAAAAAAAAAAQQAGSSPLQGQMMSPRAAGGFAPEVVVGADGSTMVVQQQTLVGPQQAAGAQHPPSSQASIDATGAAVGSLQAAQQQQQMQSKTKTALANMLSSRLGNGGTVPAGGANTLVDGSSGQSGGSAEPSAAGTLRLMTAQHNAALQQQTMGRSPQELLALQQQQQQQHQVQQQQQQQQQQQQQALQQQQLQQHQQQVVRRTLGNITNSGMPVGAGPMVVGPPGGGPVVVQTAGGGPGIIPIPPGAPGGPGVMMQSAAAMKGGPAQFSPGRPTPLPRPQYYGHNPNLKLHPELFLLGCTFHIIEYDELHSAAEIEEWKTIIKKHGGEIESHYGPKVTHVLCRTQRHGVVMQAIRDAKRCITTYWLNDIVLKRQLLPPWQALHLPTPAIFGNQKPATKHNMSITGFEGEERLRIKQMIEESGARMTPYFSKSNTVLICRQNENQKYKFAKEWNIPAVNTVWLSDILLGNLNAMQQCDAPKYQQFTLSCHFRVDYNLVMHLMTAWKSPINLTQESHERVKRTLSELPPPVSGAKKPRTLPPMEPIPAEIVCQRQPAPDAIPHVLFSQVDNSEGLAHAVTRTLGGKVTNNATEATHLVMTRVARTVKLILALATVRHLVSSKWVSDSAVAGQFLPLDNYRLDVGELNEQFKCDLHQVLEAPGRAKLFEGKVFFVTPQVKPACKDVRQMIELGGGVVEKNPRTIKRIREANAEKPGSYVIVSCPEDRIIIQPFIQKAKHAVCQICTTEYVMQSIMQQRLCIEPHIIKWELGS